A region of the Rissa tridactyla isolate bRisTri1 chromosome 18, bRisTri1.patW.cur.20221130, whole genome shotgun sequence genome:
AGGCTCTCCTGGATGGCGACCGACTGGTCCATGCCCCGCGGCGGATGGCGCTCGCCAGGCGGGTCCGCGCTGCCCGGCACCGGGACAGGCACCGGGACCCGACGGCTCCCCCGGCTGCCGCGACACGTCGCGCCGTTACCGCTCCCGCTGCCGCTCGGCGggggcccccccggcccggccccgccgctccgtTATTCCCCGCGGCGCTCCGGGGCCCCGCGCTGCCGCTGGCCGGGAAGGCGCCGGACGCTGGATGACGCGGCGGGGCCGGACCGGGGGGAGACGCCGCTGCCGCCCCCGGAAATAACGGCGCCGTCCCGGGAACAGCAGGAGGGATCGCGGCcggcgccgccccccgccccggccagcGGGGTCGCAACCGAGGGGGTCCCGCACGGCGGGTGCGACCGGCGGGGGGGGACAGGAACCGAGTGGGAGGGGGCAGGAACCGGGCGGGAGCAGCCTGCAGCCCTCTCCCGACGGGAAAGGGTTAGGAGGAGTGGGGAAGGTTCGTTTCCCGTGAAATCGGGAGATTCGCCTTTTTTCAGTAGGACGTTGAGTTCATTTTTTGTTGCGTATCCAGAAGCCTCGGCTGGCACAAGCCGACCCTCCGGCTGCCGGTTCGTTATGCAAATGAATTGCTGCCGAGTGTGTAAAGCAGGTGCTAGAAAATGTCACCAGACATCGTCTTTTGCATACGAGAGATGGGAGAGTTTGGCCTAAGTCAGCTCTTTCCACAGATGTGGGAGAAACAGCCAAGGTctaaagactggaaaaaaactgAGCAGTTAACGGAAGGGCtctgctgccggccttcctgcggCTCCCGCGGCCGTGCCGAATGGCGAGAGGCTGCCGAGAGGAAACGAAAGGAGAACAGTCCGGAATATCTGCTATAAACGCTAAACCTCTGTTCTTACGAGAAACGTGGTGCTGGATGGTATTTTTGAGATAGAAAACCCTTGGGTTTCATCCTGTTTTCACTCGCTACGGAGATGCTGACATTGTGGCCTGAAACAAATTCAGAGCACGCCAAGCCCCACGCTGCGGTTTCGGTGCAGCAGAAGAGCAGGCTGGTTGCGGCTGCCCTGCGACGTGGAAGGGGCCGGCTACCTCTTCAGTCAGGCTTTTTCCACCCCGTCCCACATCCGCGGCATGAGAACCTCtcagccagcagcacctcccagggcagagcctgcCACCGGCGCAGCCGGGCCgggctctccctccccttcccggAGCGTCCAGCCTCGCTCAGCATTCCCCGCCGCTGACCAAGGGACTCGCAGAcgggtttttgtgtttttatcatcttttctttaaagagacAGCAATGACAGAGGACAGCAGAGTGTGTGTTTGCACAACGGGCAGCGCGTTGAcacccacgcccgaaaagccacgCACCAGCTCCATGTGATGCAATAACAGGCCGGCGGTGGTTCACGTTAAAGGCGAATGCTCACGACTCTGctctgcctttagcagcagagaaTCACAGATGCAATACAGGATCATCTAAAACACAAGATGCTTGCAGAGTAatcccattttcctgcctaagAATCGGAGAATTACTAATTTTACCCACCCATACAAGAGATATTTCCCATCGTAGAGCAGTTTTAAACTAACAAGTAAGAGGGGGCCCAGAAAGCAGATTATTAACTAGAGCAGACCCTGTGCCTTCAGCCAAGGCTGAATTTTCCGGTTTTTAAGCAGGCTTAACACCCTCTTGTTCCTTCTCCTGAGGTCACTGGTCCCAGCAGCACAgcggcaggcaggcagcacagtGCTCGGAAACCATAATTAGCTTGCAAGTCTCACAGGCCTACAGGTTTTTTGGCAGGGCCGGGGAAGAATACATCTTTGTCGCTTCCTTAGTGCGTAGATTAAGTGCTTTTCCTCTGGATACACTGGGGGAGTCTTAATTACAAGTATTTAAAATTCACTGAAACAGGAGCCAGGACTCACCAGTCCCGGGAAGGTGCAGGATTGAGAGTGGATTTAGCCACATGCTTTGGTATCCCTGGCACACGATATTGGCTTAGGTACAAAGCTCATGAGTCACGAGCGAGGCACGGGGGCACCAGAAATTCATCCTCTCCAGTTGTAACCCAGAAGAGACTTGCACTGGGATTGGGAAgcagggggaaagaggggagcaTCCCAGGGAAGGGGAGCATCCCAGGGAAGGGGAGCATCCCAGGGAAGGGGAGCATCCCGCGGGGCTGCTGCTCAGATCCCCCCtgctctgcaggagctggggcagggaacCAGCGTCACCGCTCTCACCAGCCGGAGGTATGAAGCCGGAGCCCCACATCCACCCGTGGTTGGGACCCGCCATCCCCAGAGCAGCTCAGAAATGGCAGGAGCCATCCCCGGGCAGGTGTCCGCCCCAGCAGACGCCCGCGGCCGCTTCTGGAAGCAGAGTGCGCAGGAAGGCGGTGCCGCAGGACAACACCGACAGAGCCCGGAGCCCGTCAGCATCCTGCAGCCACAGTCACCACGTTTCGCTCGGAGGCCTGGGGCCGCCTCGTGGGCACCTGCACTGGGGAGAAGCAGCCACCTGCCACTGGGCCACCTTGTTTCTGGGACAGGGAGGTAACAGAGGGCGTCCGATAGCAGCCTTGGCTGAAGTCAGAGGGAGACAGGGAGCCTAAAGAGCGCCGGGGAGCTCCGCTGTGGGAGGCCAGGCTGCAGAGCGCCCGGACTGCTGCTTACCCCCGGAGGGAAGCCGAGACCCTGCGATTCAGGAGCAGGACCACCCCGCTCACCATGAGCTTCAACAGCTGGGACAGAGTCACCTGCCCAGCGCTATTGACGTGAACTTTGCCATCCAGTTTCAGACAGCTCGCTTTCAGGGTAGCCGGGCAGCACTCCTGGTAACAGGCAGCCTTCATCCCGCCGGCACAGACTGGTTTGGCAGCCTTGCAGGCTCTGCTGCACCCCGCCATGTAATTCAAGCCCGTCTTCTTCATctagaagaaagagagagagagacgttAGCCTGGGGGTCCTGCCAAGCCTTTGGTATTGACATTACAGGGAGGCACCCAGGCTGCTGGGCACATCCCAGCTCACGGGCCGTCCCGCCATACCTCACAGAAGTCATGCCCAACGATGCATCTAGCAACAGTCGTCTTGCCTTTGAAACATCCATCCCCGTGACAGGAGAACGCGGCACACACTTTCCCCTACAAGAGAGGGCCAGAGGAGACACTGGATATTCATCGGTCCGGAGAGCGGGACTCCCAGGACAAGAACGGAACTTCAGGCAGCCCTTCTTTCCTGGGGGCTCCTTTCTAAATCCCTCTGGTCTTGGTATTTGGCCAGCGCTGTCTCGGGCGTTGCAGACACAGAGAGATAAAAGACGGAGAGTGCCCCGTCTGAAACTGCAGGAAACTTCAGTGAAACAGCAGCGTTGCAAACCTGTTTCAaacccccttttccttcctcttaacAGGGCCCTGCAAAGGCAAAGCACCTTCCCCTCCACGCAGGCTCGGGAGAAAGGCTGCAGTGCCCCGTCCGTCCCGCACCCTCCCTGCCAGGACCGGCGTAAGTGCTGGGCTTGGAAAAATCCTTTTTGACAGAGCTTATTATGGactctttcctttcaaagcttgttaaggattttttcccctcccagaggCTTTTGACCCTGTAACgcaggggcaggagggacccTCCCTGTGCCCCGCTCCGGTGGGAGCGCAGCTGCCCCTGCAGAGCCCGTGGCCGCTGCCTGGACGGTACCTACGTTTCGAGGGGGCGGTcggggagtggtggtggtggtcgcaGGCGGCGCAGTGGTGGGTGGCAGGTCACCTGCGGACACAGGAGGAGCCCCGTGAGGCTGCGCCCAGCACACAGCCCTCCGCAGCCGCGCACGGCACAGGTTCACCATCACGGCTCACGCTTCCCCTCACGCCAGCTCTGAAGGGCAGCAAACCCCAGGCGGGTGAGATGTGGCGACGCGTCCACGGCCAGTCCTCTGAGACGGGGTTGTGcccacccacctccctcctgtGCGGCAGTGTTAACCTTGGAGCCCCGGacacccccccggggaccccgtGGGCAGGTACCGTAGGAGCTGGCGttgagctgcaggcagaggcgGGAGTCGCAGCAgtccagggcacactgctgcctgcTCACGCTGCCGTTGGTCCTGCACATCTCTGCGCCGCAGGCGCTGCTGCACCTGGCTGTGTAGTTCGTGCTGGAGAAACGATAAAGCTGCAACAGcagagccaaaggaaaaaaatgcgaGGAGTGGGAAGAGAGGCCATTGCAAAGGTGCAAAAATAACCCACAGACCGCaacagggagaagggaaacagGAGATTGACACAAACAAGAGAGTACTGTGGATTCCTGatataaagaaagggaaaacaggctTTCCCTATCACAGCCCCCCCGCGCCTCCGTCTCAGCGAGCTCCGTACCTCACAGTGGGTCTCGTTATGGCAGGTCACCGTTTCGTTGGCGTGGGCTTCGTCCTGGTAACACCTCTCCCCAGAGCACTGAAAGCTCTGGCAGGTGAGCTGCAGGGGGAACACACCAGGGCGTCAGCGTGCAGCGAAGCCTCCTCACACGGCGCCCCCGCGCTGTCCCCGGCCACGGCCCTGGAGGGGCTGCCTCTGCACAGCCACCCCCTGCCCGAGCTGCCCCCTCCTTCCTCGGGAGATGCTCTCATGGGATGCCCGGCTCCCACAAGGGACCAGTCGGGTTAGAGACCCCGTCCCTGGGGCTGTAACAGCCTGGCCAGTGGCTTTACTTTTCTTACCGGTGTTTCTTCTGTAGCATTCACAGAGGAGTT
Encoded here:
- the LOC128919017 gene encoding uncharacterized protein LOC128919017; the protein is MAGRRWLVSPVQGLLLCILALHLCAQDPLATAEHAAATNASVARHAAATATNASVARHAAATATNTSVARHAAAANASVAHHGVTAAPSTSVARHAAATNASVAQHATAANASVAHHGATAAPSASVAHYAAAPNASVACNASVAANSSVNATEETPLTCQSFQCSGERCYQDEAHANETVTCHNETHCELYRFSSTNYTARCSSACGAEMCRTNGSVSRQQCALDCCDSRLCLQLNASSYGDLPPTTAPPATTTTTPRPPPRNGKVCAAFSCHGDGCFKGKTTVARCIVGHDFCEMKKTGLNYMAGCSRACKAAKPVCAGGMKAACYQECCPATLKASCLKLDGKVHVNSAGQVTLSQLLKLMSLDLGCFSHICGKS